The uncultured Dysgonomonas sp. genome contains the following window.
CATTCCATTGTTTTCTTCAATATCCTGTTTTACCTCTTCGAAGATAGGGACAAGCGCCTCCTGAAAACTAATGATAAAATTTTCACCAAAAATAAATGCGATCTGCATATCATCTATATTGGAAGTATCGCTTTCCAGATAAAAAGAGGACATCAATATAAAGGTTACCTTATCATAAGCTACGATTTTCACAACCCTTTGGTCGGCCAATAAATCTTTCACATCAAATCCATGAAGGTCAAATTCCCTGCAGATACGGTTCACTTCTGCTGCATCAGAAATACCCTGAACTCTGAACCAGTTCACTTTCGAATTGTCTACACTGCTTTTCAGAGACGCTTGCTGAGGTATGTTCTTTACTTCCATCCGCATAGAATCGTATTGCAACAACTCCACTGACATCGGAATATCCTTATCTCCCAGATATGCAGGTTTTGTTAACAGGTAATTATTCCGGGGTAACTTATTTTTGAGTCTTTTTGGTGTTCGTTTACTCATATTTATATATGCGATATTACCAATTTTTAGCTGTATCAAAAGTAAGAATAAAATACTATATTTGTACTCTTTGAAGAGGTATTTAAGGTCGTAAGCGTGCTTATTGTATATACAAATACAACAACGACTGGCTGTTATAATTTTCGGATACATATAAATGCCCTTCATATATTTGAACTATAACTAACTATTAAAAGATTTAAACCTAATAAACTGTACAATTAATGGGGGAAGTATTAAACATACTGAAACGGAAAAAGATACAATTCTTTTTCTTGTTTTACATCTTGCTTCTGGTGCCAATATTATGTCCTCTTGCTCAAAACTTTACCTTCATTGATAAAGTAGCTGTATTCGTGGTATGCGGATTACTATTTGCTGCCATATGGGTACTATCTCTCTTTTTAAGTTCCAAATCTGAGAAGATCGTATATTCCATAATGCTGGCTATATCGGTTATTCCGGGTTCTATCTTTCTGGCATATCTTCTTTTTGCCCGGGTAATGCTGGAACAGAACAGTGTAACCAGCCTTTTCGAAACAAATCCTGAAGAAAGCAAGGAATTCGTCGCTCATTACTTAAGTATATGGGTCATAGTCGGCGTATTGATTTATGCAGCAATCCCTATTGTAATGATTTGTACGATGAAATCATTCAAAAAATTAAAAATAGCAGATAATAAACTGCTCTTCACTTTAAGTATTATCATTATCTTGTGCATTGTCGGCATCAACAGGGTTTCCCGTTCAGTCTACTTTGTCAACTTCTATAAAACATTCGTCAGCTATAAGCTAAGGACCAGCTATGAAATAAAGACAATAAAAGAGCGACAGAAGGAAGATTATATAGTAGAGACTCTTCGGAAAGATACTGTTCCGCTTACAATTGTGGTTGTGATAGGCGAGTCGCTGAACAAACATCATATGTCGCTGTATGGCTACCCGCGTAATACCAATCCGTTGCTATCCCAGCTTGGTGACAGCCTTATCGTATATCAGGACGTTGTGGCGCCACAGGTACACACCATTCCGGTCATGCGTTCGGTGTTGTCTATGTCCGAACTGAAGCATCCGGAATACTTCACAGAAAAACCATCTCTTTACGAATTATTTAACCGCAGTGGGTACGATACCTACCTGGTAAGTAATCAGGAATTCAGTGAAGACTGCAAATCCAGCTACGATATTCTGTTGACACTAGCGAAAAAGAAATACAATGTAGCTACATATAAGCAACACGACGATATTGTATTGCCCGTATTGGACAAAATATTCGATGAAAGCGCTAATAACAGAAATAACAAACTGATAGTCGTACACCTGATAGGGAATCATATGGCCTACGAATTCAGATACCCTAAGGAATATATTGTATACAATAATAAAAAGGATAATCTGGTTGCGGATGCTCCCTTCAGGGATGATAAAGCTAAAAAGACAATTGACAAGTTCGACAATTCTGTCCTATATAACGATTATATAATAAGCAGCATCATAAACACACTGAAAAGCCGCCAGAAAGAAGATGCAGTGATGATATACTTCTCCGACCACGGAGAAGAATTATACGACTATCGTGAATTTGCCGGGCACGCATACGAAAAGGTATCGCCAACCATGAGTGAAATACCTTTTATGATATGGATGTCTCCATCGTACAGAAAGAAACACACCGACCTTATATTTGACAATAAACGTCCTTATTCTACCGAAGATTTCATCTATTCCCTTTCAGATCTGGCCGGCTTAAGCTATAAGGACTATAACGATTCCAGAAGTTTATTCTCCAAAGAATTTAAAGCTAAAGAACGCTATGTGGGTGAAAAAAGATATGAGGAAATAAAGGAAAAGTGGCCCCCTAATCCCCCGGAGGGGGACTTACAAAGATAATAGAAATAAAAAGTGACGGAAATAATGAATCTTCATTATTTCCGTCACTTTTTATTCAGCATATTTCTTATACCCTCATTATAAGTCCCCCTCCGGGGGATTAGGGGGCTATCTGTCTTGTTTCAACCTGTCGGCCATTGCCTTCCCTAACGAAATACAGGCATCATATGTGTCGTGGCGCATTGCCTGACGCATTTCTACAGGTTCGCCAATCACTTCAAACTTAGTATCCAAGGCAAACTGAGCCAGACGTTTCACCGCAGCTCCGGCCCATGTAAACGAACCGAAATATCCGAAATAGCGATGTTTCATATCGCGTCCTTCGACTTTCGACAACAAGTATTCCACTTCAGGAAACAGTTTGTTGTTATATGTGGGTGAACCTACAATCAGCCCCTTATATTTAAATATATCACGGATGATATAAGAATGTGAACGTTTCGAAACATTGTGCAGTA
Protein-coding sequences here:
- a CDS encoding sulfatase-like hydrolase/transferase — translated: MGEVLNILKRKKIQFFFLFYILLLVPILCPLAQNFTFIDKVAVFVVCGLLFAAIWVLSLFLSSKSEKIVYSIMLAISVIPGSIFLAYLLFARVMLEQNSVTSLFETNPEESKEFVAHYLSIWVIVGVLIYAAIPIVMICTMKSFKKLKIADNKLLFTLSIIIILCIVGINRVSRSVYFVNFYKTFVSYKLRTSYEIKTIKERQKEDYIVETLRKDTVPLTIVVVIGESLNKHHMSLYGYPRNTNPLLSQLGDSLIVYQDVVAPQVHTIPVMRSVLSMSELKHPEYFTEKPSLYELFNRSGYDTYLVSNQEFSEDCKSSYDILLTLAKKKYNVATYKQHDDIVLPVLDKIFDESANNRNNKLIVVHLIGNHMAYEFRYPKEYIVYNNKKDNLVADAPFRDDKAKKTIDKFDNSVLYNDYIISSIINTLKSRQKEDAVMIYFSDHGEELYDYREFAGHAYEKVSPTMSEIPFMIWMSPSYRKKHTDLIFDNKRPYSTEDFIYSLSDLAGLSYKDYNDSRSLFSKEFKAKERYVGEKRYEEIKEKWPPNPPEGDLQR